A stretch of DNA from Chanos chanos chromosome 11, fChaCha1.1, whole genome shotgun sequence:
TGGGTCGTCTCCATCATTGCCCTCGTCCTCAAACTTCAGGCCAGCTTTCAGTGATTTTGGTCCACCCTCCATGGGCTTCGTACCGGTAAATTGAACTTTGTTCTGAATGGAAGAGGGACCACTTGTTGTTGACCGTGGCTGACATTCTCTCCACACCCTCACGACCGGCCTGTGTTGACCAGTGTCCCACCCTGTCCCCGCGGTGCATACTGTCAATCAGGTGTCTGTGTCGTTGTGGGAAAGAGTCAAGCGAAAAAAAGTGCTTAACTCTTAGCGCGTCACTCTTAGCATGTGGCGATGTGATATAACAGACACTGCTATGTTGACTGGCCGCACACGCTGAAGGTGTGTGGCAGCCTGACAACACTGGCCGTTGTGCGTGAGAGAAACGCGTAAAATCGCGGATAAATTGGGTGATTTGAGTTGGGAGTAAAAGGAGGACGATTAAAACCAGAGCTTTGTACTAACACATATGTTAGAGACacagcagtgtgaaaatggGACTCTGGTCCACagtgacagtctgtctgtcgtGTGGCACCCTTGGTTTGGACTGTCTGGTAAATAAAGCCTGTCGGTAGACACTGTGGGTAGACACCCTTGGTTTGGACTGTCTGGTAAATAAAGCCTGTCGGTAGACACTGTGGGTAGACACCCTTGGTTTGGACTGTCTGGTAAATAAAGCCTGTCGGTAGACACTGTGGGTAGGCTCCCTTGGTTTGGACTGTCTGGTAAATAAAGCCTGTCGGTAGACACTGTGGGTAGACACCCTTGGTTTGGACTGTCTGGTAAATAAAGCCTGTCGGTAGACACTGTGGGTAGGCACCCTTGGTTTGGACTGTCTGGTAAATAAAGCCTGTGGGTAGACACTTTCGTGATCCCTTCGTCTGTTCCCCCCACAGCCCGTAAAAGTATCCCAGGGTTCCACCTACAGCGAGCTGCTGTCAGTCATCGAGGAGATGGGCCGTGAGATCCGGCCGACCTATGCCGGGAGCAAGAGCGCCATGGAGAGGCTAAAGAGGggtactacaacaacaacaacagcaaacactTGCATGATATAACCACTGGAAACGCACGAGCTGGGAGTCTTAAACAGAGCAGATCCTGCAGTATAATGACTCTACACTTGACTTGACTTAAAGAGCCAAAGTTTGGCTGTTCATTTAGCCATTTCGGTCAgtgtagattaaaaaaaaacagcattgtttACACAGTCTGTAAAGTAACTCAGTGTCAGTGCACCACCCCTCGTAGTCTTTTATCAGTCGATTGTTTACGTTCAGTTCCTCTTTtgaagagagagggcaaaagcagagagactgacaggaaaagaaagagcacTCTCCATCATCTTCTGCAGTCCACTGTTGGTTGTCAGCTACTTTTTTATCTTGTCTGTGGGGTCCAGGCCATATTTATAATCCATTAAACTCATACTACAATCAGAACAAGCCAACAGTCTGCCTTTGGAAAAGAGAGCTGTTCTCAGTATACCTCATAGTTGTCTTCCTctaccacaacacacagtcgCTCAACAGTATCTCACATACAGAGGGCAAATCACACAGTAATgtgtcacaaaacaaacagtgtggtGCTAATGCCAGGGAGGCGGGACTTAGCGCTGTCACTCAGTAAGTGGATTAGATGACAGGAGAATTCAGAGCCAATCAGGTGCAAGCCCACCAAGGCCCTTGACATGACAGCATTGTGTTCAAACATTAGTTGTGTTCAGACGTTGATTATTTGTAGAgggttttgttgtggttgttttatatttatttatctgtgtccTCTATTTGATTGACAGCGTACTGACATATATGGATAGGATAGTCCACATgaagcataaacacacacatatatgaggGTTGTATAATTTCGTCGGTGTGACAGTCTACTCTCTGATCTCACccagctctgtgttttctgtcatgcAGGTATCATTCACGCCCGGGCTCTCGTCAGAGAGTGTCTAGCAGAAACGGAAAGAAGCGCTCGTACATAACCTTCCCCCTGCGCCTCTCTGAGGTCTCACCCtcccacctgtctctctctcacacacacgcccacttGCTCTCGTGCTTTCtatttcacttacacacacacacacacacacagctgaattccaggactcactcacacactcatacacacatcaagCTGAAATCCTGATTCattcatactcacacaaacacgcacgtgCGGAGTTCAACTCCTTGAACTCGCTcacactcttgcacacacaccttctctctttctcacacacacacacagtgctgatgCCCTCGTCCCTTTTATCTACCTTTTTCACACATAGTGCTGATGCAATTAGCACGGTAATTTTGTAAACCCAAATTTTTGCAGTTctgtaattaaatgaaaaaaaaaatctgtttaataAAAGCCTGTTTTTAGTGGAAAAACATGTTTGGTTTCCTACAtgttctgtgtgcatgtttgtgtgcatg
This window harbors:
- the cdk2ap2 gene encoding cyclin-dependent kinase 2-associated protein 2 — translated: MSYKPIAPAPAGSNHTPPGSCGSSPSLPSSSNFRPAFSDFGPPSMGFVPPVKVSQGSTYSELLSVIEEMGREIRPTYAGSKSAMERLKRGIIHARALVRECLAETERSART